In Zerene cesonia ecotype Mississippi chromosome 17, Zerene_cesonia_1.1, whole genome shotgun sequence, a single genomic region encodes these proteins:
- the LOC119833650 gene encoding muscle-specific protein 20, with the protein MSLERQVRAKLASKRNPEQEKECQEWIETILGAKFPPGEAFEDVLKDGTVLCQLINKIKPGSVNKINTSGGQFKMMENITNFQAAIKAYGVPDIDVFQTVDLWEKKDIAQVVSTLFALGRETYRHPEWTGPSLGPKPADECKRDFSEEVLKAGQTVIGLQAGSNKGATQAGQNLGAGRKILLGK; encoded by the exons ATGTCTCTCGAACGTCAAGTCCGCGCTAAG CTCGCATCTAAGCGTAACCCTGAACAAGAGAAAGAATGCCAGGAGTGGATCGAAACCATTCTTGGTGCTAAATTCCCCCCTGGTGAGGCGTTCGAAGATGTCCTTAAGGACGGAACTGTCCTCTGCCAGCTGATCAACAAGATCAAGCCTGGATCCGTCAACAAGATCAACACCTCTGGTGGTCAGTTCAAAATGATGGAGAACATCACCAA CTTCCAAGCTGCAATCAAAGCCTACGGCGTCCCCGATATTGACGTTTTCCAAACTGTGGACCTTTGGGAGAAGAAGGACATCGCTCAAGTAGTCAGCACACTCTTTGCTTTGGGCCGTGAG ACTTACAGACACCCCGAATGGACCGGTCCTTCCCTAGGCCCCAAGCCCGCTGACGAATGCAAGCGCGACTTCTCTGAGGAAGTACTCAAGGCTGGTCAGACCGTGATTGGTCTTCAAGCTGGAAGCAACAAGGGCGCCACACAGGCCGGCCAGAACCTCGGCGCTGGCCGCAAGATCCTCCTCGGCAAGTGA